Below is a window of Candidatus Methylomirabilota bacterium DNA.
CCGCCATCATCCAGCCCATGGTGCCGTTGCGCAGATCGAAGACCTTCGAGAAGCCCATGCGCTGCAGGAGTCGCGCGCCCACGATGCTGCGGGTGCGCCCCGCGCAGTGCACGACCACCGTGGCCTCGGGATCGGGGACGAGGTCGGCGATGTGCACGGCGACTTCCCCGTTGGGCGCGCTGCGGCTGCCCGGGATGGTGGCGCGGTGATGCTCCTCCGGCGTGCGCGAGTCGAGGAGGATGATCTTCTCGCCCCGCTGCTGGCGGGCGTGGAGCTCCTCCGGATGCATCTCCGCGATGTGGTGCACGACCTGGACCTTCTCGCCGAAGTCCTTGCTCGGGACATTGACGCCCCACTCCGTGGGGTAGCCGACCGTCGTCCACCGGTTGATGCCGCCGTCGAGCACGGCGACGTGGCGAAAGCCCATCCGCTCGAGGGTGGCGGCGGCCAGGGGGGCCCGGCGGCCGTCGTCATCGCACACGATCACGTGAGTGCCCGGGTAGGGGACGAGGCGCCCCATGCGGAACTCGAGCTGCCGGCGCGGGACGAGGCTGGCCCCGGGAATGTGCGAGTCGTTGTACTCGCCGGGCTCGCGGACATCGATGAGCGCGCAGGTGGCCTGCGCGTCGAGCAGCGATTTCAGGGCGGCCGCGGTGATCTTCTGTGCCATGTCTTCGTCACTCCTTGGCCGCGCGGCCCTCGTCGACCCATGCCAGGAGCAAGGTGTAGCTCACCGCGAGCACGACGGGACCCACGAACAGCCCGATGATACCGAAGGCGAGCAAGCCGCCGAGAACACCCGCGAAGACCAGCAGGAGAGGAAGGTCGGCCCCCTGCCTGATGAGGAGCGGGCGCACGAGGTTGTCGAGGGTTCCCGTGATCACGGACCACACGAGCATGACGGTGCCCCACAGGGTCTCGTTCTGCCAGTACAGCCAGATCACCCCCCCGAGAAGGACGGGCACCGCCCCGATCTGCGCCACCCCGAGCAGGAACATGATCGCGGTCAGGAGGGCCGGATGCGGCACGCCGGTGACGGCGAGACCGATGCCGCCGAACACGGACTGAAGCAGCGCGGTGACCACGATGCCGAGGGCGATGGCGCGAATCGCCTGGGCGGAGAGACGGGCCACGCGCTCGCCCTCGCCTCCGGCGAGGCGCCGCGCGAACGCCAGCACCCACGCGGCAGCGGTTTCGCCCTGGGCATACAGGAGCGCCGAGACGGCCAGGGTG
It encodes the following:
- the ydiK gene encoding AI-2E family transporter YdiK encodes the protein MKAAALPWDITRILFAVVAIGGLIAASFWVLRPFLPATIWAVMIVIATWPEMRMIERRLWGRRSLAVVVMTLIMLALILVPVGIAVVTIVERAAEISAFTRSLAHLSVPAPPAWVKDLPVVGERIATGWQNLASLRPEDLASRATPYLLDVGRWLISQAGSVLGLFVHLLLTLAVSALLYAQGETAAAWVLAFARRLAGGEGERVARLSAQAIRAIALGIVVTALLQSVFGGIGLAVTGVPHPALLTAIMFLLGVAQIGAVPVLLGGVIWLYWQNETLWGTVMLVWSVITGTLDNLVRPLLIRQGADLPLLLVFAGVLGGLLAFGIIGLFVGPVVLAVSYTLLLAWVDEGRAAKE